The DNA segment ATCCCCGCTGTAATCGTACCTGCAAACCCACACGCAAGTACAACAATATCAACAACCTGCAGATTGGCAAGCCGTTCAAAAACTGTTTGAAAAGCTGATGAAGTTTCAGTAAAGTAATGACTTATTTCAAAGTTATCTACGATCAGCAGTACGATAACTGGATAGACAACGGCCATGACCCAGGAAGTCCTCAAAATCATATTTATTAAAAAGCCAATACCAAAAAATAGCACAAAAAACAGAAGCATGGAAACAACAAACTGAACAATATTCAAAATAAATCCTCCTAATTAAGAAAAGCGGAAGCGCCCGGGTAGACACGACCAGCATAAGTGGAGCGGCGCAGCGGGGTGATCTTTCCCCACGGAGGCGAACCACTTATGTCTCGAGTGTCTGGGCACTGCAGCTAGACAATAAGAAAAGCGAAAAGGA comes from the Halobacillus shinanisalinarum genome and includes:
- a CDS encoding YuiB family protein: MNIVQFVVSMLLFFVLFFGIGFLINMILRTSWVMAVVYPVIVLLIVDNFEISHYFTETSSAFQTVFERLANLQVVDIVVLACGFAGTITAGIVIRLLRKLGYQMF